One genomic segment of Micromonospora sp. WMMC415 includes these proteins:
- a CDS encoding ABC transporter ATP-binding protein: MRAVDGVDLDIRRGEVVCLVGESGSGKTTLGRAILRLAPATHGQIFFQGRDITGLRGAEFRRLRPKMQMIFQDPHGSLSPRLRVSELLSEPYRIHDVPAEQRYSVAELLEMVELSAALAQKYPHELSGGQARRIGIARALSLHPDFLVADEPTAGLDVSAAAKILSLLRSLRASHGLTYLVITHNLRIVDYLADRLAVMYLGRVAEIGPAEQVLDAPAHPYTRALLDSVSEPDPHRRQGRRRLLLPGEIPSPKNPPSGCSFHPRCRFAEAVCREVPPLAEVDAGHLASCHLSPKIRAAGTPV, translated from the coding sequence GTGCGCGCTGTCGACGGCGTCGACCTGGACATCCGCCGCGGCGAGGTGGTCTGCCTCGTGGGGGAGTCCGGATCGGGCAAGACGACGCTGGGCCGCGCCATCCTGCGACTGGCCCCCGCGACACACGGGCAGATCTTCTTCCAGGGGCGGGACATCACCGGGCTTCGGGGAGCCGAGTTCCGCCGACTACGGCCGAAGATGCAAATGATCTTCCAGGACCCGCACGGCAGCCTGTCCCCGCGGCTTCGCGTATCGGAGCTGCTCAGCGAGCCGTACCGGATTCACGACGTGCCGGCAGAGCAGCGCTACTCGGTCGCTGAGCTGCTGGAGATGGTCGAACTGTCGGCAGCGCTCGCACAGAAGTACCCGCATGAGCTCTCCGGCGGGCAGGCGCGCCGGATCGGCATCGCGCGGGCCTTGTCGCTGCACCCCGACTTCCTGGTTGCGGACGAGCCGACGGCCGGCCTCGACGTGTCCGCCGCGGCAAAGATCCTGAGCCTGTTGCGTTCGCTGCGGGCCAGCCACGGCCTGACCTACCTGGTCATCACGCACAACCTGCGGATCGTCGACTACCTGGCCGACCGGCTGGCCGTGATGTACCTCGGCCGGGTCGCGGAGATCGGCCCCGCCGAGCAGGTGCTGGATGCCCCGGCCCACCCGTACACACGGGCCCTGCTCGACTCGGTGTCCGAGCCCGACCCGCATCGCCGGCAGGGACGGCGGCGGTTGCTGCTGCCCGGGGAGATCCCGAGCCCGAAGAACCCGCCATCGGGGTGCAGCTTCCACCCCCGCTGCCGCTTTGCCGAAGCCGTCTGCCGTGAAGTGCCGCCACTCGCCGAGGTCGATGCAGGACACCTCGCGAGCTGTCACCTCTCGCCGAAGATCAGAGCCGCCGGGACGCCAGTGTGA
- a CDS encoding ABC transporter permease yields the protein MTIASAPDLETRPSTGVRPLLGRLVRRPAGAFGMAVVAALVLVAVFAPYIVPYDGAVQDIPNRLQGPSGSHLLGTDGLGRDLLSRILLGVRVELAVALPAVCAALVLGLLLGLVAGYLGGWVDNAVVVFMDTIQAFPSVVLALVLVAVLGPSLTNLVIVVAITFAPQSARVTRASVLALRQSPFIEAERSLGASTLRIIGVHVLPNVIAPLFILLAMNIPSAITVEAGLSFLGMGVQPPTPSWGVILSDGFADVYEAPWAVLWTALALVLTTIGFTTLGETLRDVSDPRLSGAKGLRYDR from the coding sequence GTGACCATCGCTTCCGCACCCGACCTGGAGACGCGCCCCTCGACAGGCGTACGTCCGCTGCTCGGGCGCCTTGTCCGGCGCCCCGCCGGCGCCTTCGGCATGGCGGTCGTCGCCGCACTCGTGCTCGTCGCCGTGTTCGCCCCGTACATCGTTCCCTACGACGGAGCGGTACAGGACATCCCCAACCGGCTCCAGGGCCCGTCCGGCAGCCACCTGCTCGGCACCGACGGGCTCGGCCGGGACCTGCTGTCGAGAATCCTGCTCGGCGTCCGCGTCGAACTCGCCGTGGCACTCCCCGCCGTCTGCGCCGCACTCGTGCTCGGACTCCTACTGGGGCTCGTCGCCGGGTACCTGGGCGGGTGGGTGGACAACGCGGTGGTCGTGTTCATGGACACGATCCAGGCGTTCCCGTCGGTCGTGCTCGCGCTGGTGCTCGTCGCTGTGCTCGGCCCCTCGCTGACCAACCTCGTCATCGTCGTCGCCATCACCTTCGCACCGCAGTCGGCACGCGTGACCCGGGCATCCGTCCTCGCCCTGCGGCAGAGCCCGTTCATCGAGGCCGAACGGTCCCTGGGCGCCAGCACCCTGCGGATCATCGGCGTACACGTGCTGCCCAACGTCATCGCGCCGCTGTTCATCCTGCTGGCGATGAACATCCCGAGCGCCATCACGGTCGAGGCGGGCCTGTCGTTCCTCGGCATGGGCGTACAGCCGCCGACGCCGTCGTGGGGCGTCATCCTGAGCGACGGCTTCGCAGACGTGTACGAGGCGCCGTGGGCCGTGCTCTGGACGGCACTGGCGCTCGTGCTGACCACCATCGGGTTCACCACGCTCGGCGAAACCCTGCGCGATGTCTCCGATCCACGCCTCTCCGGAGCCAAGGGGTTGCGCTATGACCGATGA
- a CDS encoding ABC transporter ATP-binding protein — protein MTDDARINDPYLLEVDGLDVTYHSQGRALAALQDVTITARPGEIIGIVGESGCGKSTLSAALLGLLPPNGEVTGGRALYRGRDLFTLGPEERRRLRGSEISMVFQDPLTSLNPTLTIGSQMRDVLRAHSPARADRAAARRRIVEMLERVGIPDSAARLRSYPHEFSGGQRQRIMIAMALLLEPALLIADEVTSALDVTLEAQILQLLCDLRDERGTAILFITHDLGVVAQMCDRVVVMYAGRAVEAATVTDLFDHPRHPYTEALLASVPSRRWRGSELPTIPGRVPSLAELPEGCAFANRCAHAEPRCEEQRPRYVEVTGQRVRCRLYDAESGHANLRQPNVASAGRKEQP, from the coding sequence ATGACCGATGACGCTCGCATCAACGACCCGTACCTGCTCGAGGTCGACGGTCTGGACGTCACGTACCACTCGCAGGGGCGCGCCCTCGCCGCCCTGCAGGACGTGACCATCACGGCCCGCCCAGGCGAGATCATCGGCATCGTCGGGGAATCGGGCTGCGGCAAGTCGACCCTGTCGGCCGCGCTCCTCGGGCTGCTGCCCCCGAACGGCGAGGTGACCGGCGGGCGGGCGCTCTACCGGGGACGCGACCTGTTCACGCTGGGGCCGGAAGAGCGCAGGCGGCTGCGGGGCAGCGAGATCTCCATGGTCTTCCAGGATCCGCTGACGAGCCTCAACCCCACCCTGACGATCGGCAGCCAGATGCGCGATGTGCTGCGCGCCCACTCCCCGGCGCGGGCGGACCGCGCGGCGGCTCGGCGCCGCATCGTCGAGATGCTGGAGCGGGTCGGTATTCCCGACTCGGCGGCCCGCCTCCGGTCGTACCCGCACGAGTTCTCCGGTGGTCAACGCCAGCGCATCATGATCGCGATGGCGCTCCTGCTGGAACCGGCGCTGCTGATCGCCGACGAAGTCACCTCGGCGCTGGACGTGACCCTCGAAGCACAGATCCTTCAGTTGCTGTGCGACCTGCGCGACGAACGCGGGACCGCCATCCTGTTCATCACCCATGACCTCGGGGTCGTGGCCCAGATGTGCGACCGGGTCGTGGTGATGTACGCCGGGCGGGCCGTCGAGGCGGCCACGGTGACGGACCTGTTCGACCATCCGCGGCACCCTTACACCGAAGCGCTGCTGGCGTCCGTCCCGTCGCGGCGGTGGCGAGGGTCCGAGCTCCCGACGATCCCGGGACGGGTGCCGTCCCTCGCCGAGCTGCCCGAAGGCTGCGCGTTCGCGAACCGGTGCGCGCACGCCGAACCCCGCTGCGAAGAGCAGCGGCCCCGATACGTCGAGGTGACGGGGCAGCGGGTGCGCTGCCGCCTCTACGACGCCGAATCCGGGCACGCCAACCTGCGCCAGCCGAACGTGGCGAGCGCCGGGCGGAAGGAACAGCCGTGA